A stretch of the Aphis gossypii isolate Hap1 chromosome 2, ASM2018417v2, whole genome shotgun sequence genome encodes the following:
- the LOC126550457 gene encoding esterase FE4-like isoform X1: MEVVIEQGALKGLQKKTLLSNKPYVSFLGIPYAQPPVNDLRFKAPVKHPGWSGVLNAVSERDKCTQYVFMTNHIVGSEDCLYLNISVPQQNELNGKLAVMIFIHGGAFNYGSGSMNEYSPDYFLDENVIVVPINYRLNALGFLNLDIDECPGNVGLKDQLFAIKWVKANIAAFGGDVNNITIFGESAGSASVHYHTISPQSRGLFQKAIMQSGSAFNPWAFTENHRASAYKLAKNLGCLSIDPKEILKYLKNVSAIDLVKETEFKDETDFMDYKFVPSIESDAISNPFLPAYPKTLATSTFPVPVIIGVNNMEGIVALTEDRISLFSDDHHITDEISKLFRNRYSTETISKIKDFYFNKSNISSETMKLENICNVSTIYW; encoded by the exons ATGGAAGTCGTCATTGAACAAGGTGCTCTAAAAggacttcaaaaaaaaacgcTATTGTCAAACAAACCTTACGTCAGTTTTCTAGGCATACCCTACGCTCAACCACCCGTTAACGACTTACGATTTAAG gctcCTGTCAAACATCCCGGATGGTCTGGAGTTTTAAATGCTGTTTCAGAAAGAGACAAATGCACGCAGTACGTTTTTATGACGAATCACATCGTTGGAAGCGAAGATTGcttgtacctaaatatatcGGTGCCACAG CAGAACGAATTGAATGGAAAACTTGCTGTTATGATATTCATACACGGAGGTGCCTTTAACTATGGCAGTGGGTCAATGAATGAATATTCTCCCGATTATTTTCTCGACGAAAACGTGATTGTCGTCCCAATAAATTATCGTCTAAACGCCCTAG gATTTCTAAACTTGGATATTGACGAGTGTCCTGGAAACGTGGGCTTGAAAGATCAACTATTTGCAATCAAATGGGTTAAAGCGAATATAGCTGCATTTGGGGGTGATGTAAACAATATCACCATATTCGGCGAAAGTGCAGGATCAGCGTCTGTTCATTATCACACAATATCACCACAATCCAGAG gtttaTTCCAAAAAGCAATTATGCAAAGTGGAAGTGCTTTTAACCCGTGGGCGTTTACTGAAAATCACAGAGCTTCAGCCTATAAGTTAGCCAAAAACTTAGGATGTTTAAGTATTGATCCCAaagaaatactaaaatacttaaaaaatgtatcagcGATTGATTTAGTGAAAGAAACTGAATTCAAG GACGAAACAGATTTTATGGATTACAAATTTGTCCCATCTATTGAAAGTGATGCGATCAGTAATCCATTTTTACCAGCTTACCCTAAAACTTTAGCAACCTCTACATTTCCAGTACCCGTAATCATTGGAGTTAACAATATGGAAGGAATTGTAGCATTAACTG aggaTAGAATAAGTCTATTTTCCGATGATCACCACATTACAGatgaaatttcaaaactatttagAAATCGGTACAGTACTGAaactataagtaaaataaaagatttttattttaataaaagtaatatcagTTCTGAAACAATGAAGTTGGAAAACATATGTAACGTAAGCACGATTTattggtaa
- the LOC126550457 gene encoding esterase FE4-like isoform X2 codes for MEVVIEQGALKGLQKKTLLSNKPYVSFLGIPYAQPPVNDLRFKAPVKHPGWSGVLNAVSERDKCTQYVFMTNHIVGSEDCLYLNISVPQNELNGKLAVMIFIHGGAFNYGSGSMNEYSPDYFLDENVIVVPINYRLNALGFLNLDIDECPGNVGLKDQLFAIKWVKANIAAFGGDVNNITIFGESAGSASVHYHTISPQSRGLFQKAIMQSGSAFNPWAFTENHRASAYKLAKNLGCLSIDPKEILKYLKNVSAIDLVKETEFKDETDFMDYKFVPSIESDAISNPFLPAYPKTLATSTFPVPVIIGVNNMEGIVALTEDRISLFSDDHHITDEISKLFRNRYSTETISKIKDFYFNKSNISSETMKLENICNVSTIYW; via the exons ATGGAAGTCGTCATTGAACAAGGTGCTCTAAAAggacttcaaaaaaaaacgcTATTGTCAAACAAACCTTACGTCAGTTTTCTAGGCATACCCTACGCTCAACCACCCGTTAACGACTTACGATTTAAG gctcCTGTCAAACATCCCGGATGGTCTGGAGTTTTAAATGCTGTTTCAGAAAGAGACAAATGCACGCAGTACGTTTTTATGACGAATCACATCGTTGGAAGCGAAGATTGcttgtacctaaatatatcGGTGCCACAG AACGAATTGAATGGAAAACTTGCTGTTATGATATTCATACACGGAGGTGCCTTTAACTATGGCAGTGGGTCAATGAATGAATATTCTCCCGATTATTTTCTCGACGAAAACGTGATTGTCGTCCCAATAAATTATCGTCTAAACGCCCTAG gATTTCTAAACTTGGATATTGACGAGTGTCCTGGAAACGTGGGCTTGAAAGATCAACTATTTGCAATCAAATGGGTTAAAGCGAATATAGCTGCATTTGGGGGTGATGTAAACAATATCACCATATTCGGCGAAAGTGCAGGATCAGCGTCTGTTCATTATCACACAATATCACCACAATCCAGAG gtttaTTCCAAAAAGCAATTATGCAAAGTGGAAGTGCTTTTAACCCGTGGGCGTTTACTGAAAATCACAGAGCTTCAGCCTATAAGTTAGCCAAAAACTTAGGATGTTTAAGTATTGATCCCAaagaaatactaaaatacttaaaaaatgtatcagcGATTGATTTAGTGAAAGAAACTGAATTCAAG GACGAAACAGATTTTATGGATTACAAATTTGTCCCATCTATTGAAAGTGATGCGATCAGTAATCCATTTTTACCAGCTTACCCTAAAACTTTAGCAACCTCTACATTTCCAGTACCCGTAATCATTGGAGTTAACAATATGGAAGGAATTGTAGCATTAACTG aggaTAGAATAAGTCTATTTTCCGATGATCACCACATTACAGatgaaatttcaaaactatttagAAATCGGTACAGTACTGAaactataagtaaaataaaagatttttattttaataaaagtaatatcagTTCTGAAACAATGAAGTTGGAAAACATATGTAACGTAAGCACGATTTattggtaa
- the LOC126550457 gene encoding esterase FE4-like isoform X3, whose protein sequence is MTNHIVGSEDCLYLNISVPQQNELNGKLAVMIFIHGGAFNYGSGSMNEYSPDYFLDENVIVVPINYRLNALGFLNLDIDECPGNVGLKDQLFAIKWVKANIAAFGGDVNNITIFGESAGSASVHYHTISPQSRGLFQKAIMQSGSAFNPWAFTENHRASAYKLAKNLGCLSIDPKEILKYLKNVSAIDLVKETEFKDETDFMDYKFVPSIESDAISNPFLPAYPKTLATSTFPVPVIIGVNNMEGIVALTEDRISLFSDDHHITDEISKLFRNRYSTETISKIKDFYFNKSNISSETMKLENICNVSTIYW, encoded by the exons ATGACGAATCACATCGTTGGAAGCGAAGATTGcttgtacctaaatatatcGGTGCCACAG CAGAACGAATTGAATGGAAAACTTGCTGTTATGATATTCATACACGGAGGTGCCTTTAACTATGGCAGTGGGTCAATGAATGAATATTCTCCCGATTATTTTCTCGACGAAAACGTGATTGTCGTCCCAATAAATTATCGTCTAAACGCCCTAG gATTTCTAAACTTGGATATTGACGAGTGTCCTGGAAACGTGGGCTTGAAAGATCAACTATTTGCAATCAAATGGGTTAAAGCGAATATAGCTGCATTTGGGGGTGATGTAAACAATATCACCATATTCGGCGAAAGTGCAGGATCAGCGTCTGTTCATTATCACACAATATCACCACAATCCAGAG gtttaTTCCAAAAAGCAATTATGCAAAGTGGAAGTGCTTTTAACCCGTGGGCGTTTACTGAAAATCACAGAGCTTCAGCCTATAAGTTAGCCAAAAACTTAGGATGTTTAAGTATTGATCCCAaagaaatactaaaatacttaaaaaatgtatcagcGATTGATTTAGTGAAAGAAACTGAATTCAAG GACGAAACAGATTTTATGGATTACAAATTTGTCCCATCTATTGAAAGTGATGCGATCAGTAATCCATTTTTACCAGCTTACCCTAAAACTTTAGCAACCTCTACATTTCCAGTACCCGTAATCATTGGAGTTAACAATATGGAAGGAATTGTAGCATTAACTG aggaTAGAATAAGTCTATTTTCCGATGATCACCACATTACAGatgaaatttcaaaactatttagAAATCGGTACAGTACTGAaactataagtaaaataaaagatttttattttaataaaagtaatatcagTTCTGAAACAATGAAGTTGGAAAACATATGTAACGTAAGCACGATTTattggtaa